Proteins co-encoded in one Papaver somniferum cultivar HN1 chromosome 5, ASM357369v1, whole genome shotgun sequence genomic window:
- the LOC113283933 gene encoding uncharacterized protein LOC113283933 produces the protein MGSSSFSLLSLLVISILVISVSSSSSSISYSDPAKDIYEVLKSHGLPIGLLPKGVTDFSLNENGRFEVHLDQACNAKFENVIHYDRNVTGTLSYGQIRELTGIQAQELFLWFPVNGIRVDIPSSGLIYFELDVIYKQFSLSLFETPPDCTIVGSGRVDPPDLLSNQNVNGDIILETVVTQNLSRKLRNEKVNQRAVQ, from the exons ATgggttcttcttcattttctctgcTTAGTCTTCTAGTCATTTCAATTCTTGTAATTTCtgtatcatcatcttcttcttcaatttcataTTCAGATCCAGCTAAAGACATATACGAAGTATTAAAATCACATGGATTACCAATTGGTTTATTACCAAAAGGTGTTACAGATTTTAGCTTAAATGAAAATGGAAGATTTGAAGTACATCTTGATCAAGCTTGTAATGCTAAATTTGAGAATGTTATTCATTATGATAGAAATGTTACGGGTACATTAAGCTATGGTCAGATCCGTGAATTAACAGGGATTCAAGCTCAAGAATTGTTTCTTTGGTTTCCTGTTAATGGGATTCGTGTTGATATACCTAGTTCTGGTTTGATTTATTTTGAATTGGATGTCATTTATAAACAATTCTCGCTTTCGTTATTCGAAACTCCTCCTGATTGTACTATTGTTGGTTCTGGACGTGTTGATCCTCCTGATCTTCTAAGTAATCAGAATGTTAATGGTGATATCATTTTGGAGACTGTAGTAACTCAG AATTTATCAAGAAAGCTTCGGAATGAAAAAGTGAATCAAAGGGCAGTACAGTAG